The genomic window ATAGGCATCTGCCGTTGTGAGCATTGATAAATCCAGCACATGGATACGGAATGGGTATTCATTGATAGACGGTAAATAGTGAAGCGATTCCTTGTAGCGTTTAAGTTCATATAAGGCTTGCCCATAAATGTGTTGAAATAGAATTCTTAAAGTATCGTCTTTTCTTACAAAATTTTTTCTATCATTAATTACTTCTAGCGCTTTGGTAGGGTTGTTTTCAAACATGATCGCTACTATGGCTTTATTAAGGGTATGGATACTTTTTAAATAATCATCCTCCAACAATTCTGTTAATAGATGATGCTTATGCAAATAGTAATTGACTTCTTTTTCGTCTTTGGCTAGCATTGCGAAATGGATAGCAAAGCGGTAGTATTGATCTACCTTGTAAAATTGTCGTTTTTCTATTGCAAACGTGAGTGATTCCTTTAACCGTTTTCTCCCTAAATCTGATTTTCCCATGATCATAAGCAACGCTACCTCTTGGAAATTCCACTTGGATAAGGTGAGAGGATCAAAGTCTTTTATCTGATCAGCGTATGCCGCTTGCTTCTTAGTAAATAGCTCTATTGCTTTTTCATATTCTAATTCAAAAGTGAGGTATTCAATATAGTCAAGCGCGGTATTTGCGGCTTCGTCTAGAAAAGAAAGTTCAATAAAACGTTGTTCGGCATTTTCAAAATAAGTGCGCCAATTATTTTCATCAACTGTAGAGTTC from Shouchella hunanensis includes these protein-coding regions:
- a CDS encoding helix-turn-helix domain-containing protein, whose amino-acid sequence is MSTLGERIRQLRKQRGKTLAEVAEGRLTKGMLSLIENNKAQPSMESLTHIAEALETDPQSLLADVNVITEADLRSLIIQLKALLTNHRYDDVASLLTPFAGMTLPHTYEAAQFVRDLGKAYFYKSQSIHQTDTGLFLLEKKTVNSTVDENNWRTYFENAEQRFIELSFLDEAANTALDYIEYLTFELEYEKAIELFTKKQAAYADQIKDFDPLTLSKWNFQEVALLMIMGKSDLGRKRLKESLTFAIEKRQFYKVDQYYRFAIHFAMLAKDEKEVNYYLHKHHLLTELLEDDYLKSIHTLNKAIVAIMFENNPTKALEVINDRKNFVRKDDTLRILFQHIYGQALYELKRYKESLHYLPSINEYPFRIHVLDLSMLTTADAYKALCYAKLGEDEKARVHATKAKESILKQNYAIDYHKSFILQTYDDIFKEV